ACGGTACGGTGGGCGGCCTTCGAAGCCGCCAGCAGACAGCGTTGCCTGCTGATCGTCCGCGCGGTGCCGGTGCCGTTGGAACAGTTCACCCGCATACGGCTGCCCAGCGAGGCCGTGGAGTTCGAACCACTGCGCACCGAGTCCGAGAACGAGCTGACCTCGATGGTGGCCGAGTGCCACGAGGAGCTTCCGCAACTGGAGATCCACACCTCGATCCGGATGGGCCACCCGGCCAAGATCCTCGGTGAGGCCTCCGAAAGGGCCGAACTGCTGGTGCTGGGACCACCCGAGCAGACCCAGCCCTGGCGCGTACTGCTCGGTTCGACCTCGGCCGAGCTGGTTCGCACCGCCGACCTCCCCGTGGTCGTGGTTCGCGGTGACCGGGAGAACGAGCGCATCACCACCACCCCGACGGAGTTCACCCGGGTGGTGGTCGGTGTCGACGGTTCGCGGGGCAGCGAGCGGGCGATCGAGTTCGCCTAC
The nucleotide sequence above comes from Actinopolyspora erythraea. Encoded proteins:
- a CDS encoding universal stress protein — protein: MRRHHGPGSGPRYDGFEGLATMDAERTGKVVVGFDELEHSRQTVRWAAFEAASRQRCLLIVRAVPVPLEQFTRIRLPSEAVEFEPLRTESENELTSMVAECHEELPQLEIHTSIRMGHPAKILGEASERAELLVLGPPEQTQPWRVLLGSTSAELVRTADLPVVVVRGDRENERITTTPTEFTRVVVGVDGSRGSERAIEFAYEFASRHGAELVALLAWNEIRKFATSATTRRKLNWEEVHQTCQRVLSESVAGQRDKYPDIVLRSEVVTNEGAADALFSASEQADLLVVGSHGRGPIRSSLLGSVSHAVAHYAQCPVAVVH